In Rhododendron vialii isolate Sample 1 chromosome 9a, ASM3025357v1, the following are encoded in one genomic region:
- the LOC131300819 gene encoding protein MIZU-KUSSEI 1-like, which translates to MRTITANSPHDSSFSFSKRYFHWKKKIEDEDDDDEEEILTFSSSSHAYEKEPKVNELDPSVPAQMPVVKAPRRKLPQLAVSKLRSALTVFSKRRSHCPSGLGTRVVGTLFGYRRGHVHLAFQEDPKLGPAFMVELATPTSVLVREMASGLVRIALECEKKAEKRSVKLLEEPIWRTFCNGKKCGYAVRRECRPEEWKVLRAVGPVTMGAGVLPGGGNEAGGSEGELMYMRAKFERVVGSKDSEAFYMMNPDGHGGPELSIYLLRV; encoded by the coding sequence ATGAGGACAATCACAGCCAACTCCCCTCATGACTCTTCCTTCTCATTCTCTAAGAGATACTTCcactggaaaaagaaaatcgAAGATGAAGACGATGACGACGAGGAAGAAATCCTAACTTTCAGCTCCTCCTCGCACGCCTACGAGAAGGAGCCGAAAGTTAACGAGCTTGATCCCTCGGTGCCAGCACAGATGCCTGTGGTGAAGGCACCGAGGAGGAAACTGCCACAACTGGCGGTTTCTAAGCTCCGATCGGCTCTTACTGTTTTCAGCAAGAGGCGGTCGCATTGTCCATCAGGTCTCGGCACCCGGGTGGTGGGGACCCTGTTTGGGTACAGGCGGGGGCACGTCCACTTGGCGTTCCAGGAGGATCCCAAGTTGGGTCCAGCATTTATGGTCGAACTCGCCACGCCCACAAGCGTGCTGGTTCGGGAAATGGCCTCGGGGCTGGTCCGAATCGCGTTGGAGTGTGAGAAGAAAGCGGAGAAGAGAAGTGTCAAGTTACTGGAAGAGCCGATCTGGAGGACATTTTGCAACGGCAAGAAATGCGGGTACGCTGTGAGGCGCGAATGCAGGCCGGAGGAGTGGAAGGTGTTGAGGGCGGTGGGGCCGGTCACCATGGGTGCCGGCGTGCTGCCGGGGGGCGGGAACGAAGCCGGTGGGTCCGAGGGCGAGCTCATGTACATGAGAGCCAAGTTTGAGAGAGTTGTGGGGTCTAAGGACTCTGAAGCTTTCTACATGATGAACCCTGATGGCCATGGAGGCCCTGAACTTAGCATTTACTTGCTTAGAGTTTAA